A window of Candidatus Culexarchaeum yellowstonense genomic DNA:
GTACTATTTGTCAAACCCCATAAGAATAAACCCCCTCCACTAGTAGCAAAGTTATCACTAACAATAACATTACTTTCTATAACCAAATAGCTAACATTTTTTACATATATTCCCCCGCCTCTGTCAACCGGCTCATTACTACCATTAGCATTTCCTCTCATTATTTGAATATTTCTGAGAACAACATTCGTTACACCTGAAATCTCTATGATATGATACAAACTATTATTCCCATCCAATACACTCTTACCTACCACACTACTGAAACTACTATCCCATCCACCACTTATAGTTATATTAGGTCTTATTATCACAAATCCCGCATTAGGAACATTCGGGCTACCTAATCCATCTCCCTTACTATAAACTCCAACCTCCACTCTAACCTCTACTCTCTTATTACCTTCAATACCACCCGCAATATCCATAGCCCTAGGTAGACTCTTAACAGGTGTAGACACAGATAATCCATCATTCGCATCATTACCATTCCTTGACACATATATGTAAACTATACCGT
This region includes:
- a CDS encoding right-handed parallel beta-helix repeat-containing protein; translation: MKFWVFLVLAFVVLLSSCQIFFLAGVYEELQDKYGIVYIYVSRNGNDANDGLSVSTPVKSLPRAMDIAGGIEGNKRVEVRVEVGVYSKGDGLGSPNVPNAGFVIIRPNITISGGWDSSFSSVVGKSVLDGNNSLYHIIEISGVTNVVLRNIQIMRGNANGSNEPVDRGGGIYVKNVSYLVIESNVIVSDNFATSGGGLFLWGLTNSTISCDILNNKSTWGGGINLQNSLYNTISGSVYSNSANQYGGGMFLGYSTYTTISGSVYGNYAYTYGGGVYLQDSDYFTNTGWITNNTAVYAGGGVYRSGSYPNSYFGNVSNNSPDNIAP